GAGAAAACACTCCTGGGTTCAGACTGAGTCCATAGAGGCACACCCTTCCCCCTCAGGAGGAAGCCCCATCTGCAGAGGTCTGTCCACTGTCAGAGGGCACATTTAGCCTCCCACATTTAGCCTCCCACAAAGCAATATAAGAAACATTCCTCGGAAATAGGGCAATGATGGCTTTGGGCCCAGAAGCCTGTGGAATCTTTTGCCCTTTGGAAACCATACTGTTTTTTGCTAAGGAAAAGCAACTGTTGATGGCTAAAGCAATGGGTCTGCTTTCCAAGGGAAATGAAAGGCTGAGACAGCCAGGTAAATAAAACCCCACCGTCTGGCTGACTGTGGTGCCAAAAGGAGTTGGGGCTTGACAAGTAACCCACCAAAGCCCTTTGTTCACCATCATAAACAACCCTCAGAAAGGACCCCTTGTTCCAAGGGACTCGAAGGTGAAAGGAGCATGAAGACTTCCCTTGCAGATGTTTCCCTGCAAATAACTTTCTAGCAGGATGTCAGGAGTCCAGCGCTGTCCAACATGGCCTGCCTCCTTCATTCTGGCATGGCTCCTTACCATTTTTAATAGCTGCATGGAAAAATCCAACATGGGGCAACTCTCTGAGACATGGACCTCTCAGGCAGATGTTTAGGTCTTCAAGCATCTAAGAGAAGTAAAAGTAAATTTGCTTTGGCCTATCATTTCTATGCTTCTGGCTGAATAGTACAAGTTGGAGAAAAGATGAAAGAGGGCTTCAGGCAGCAAATATCTTTTGGCTTGGGGACAACTTATTTGATTTTAATGAAATAGGATAACAGGAGATTACCAACCTCTTGCAACCAAGCCTTGGCACCACACATTCGTGCCTGTTTCAGGTGGAATTTCTCTGTGCATGAAACAAACAATCCACATGGATTTTCACAGTACCATTTAACTTCTCTCAGCACAGGAACTCCAATTTTCAGTTGATTACTTCTCTCCAGAGTTGGACTCACCAGGAGGCATTAATTAGATAACTGGTCTAAGCAGTGAATTTTTGGAGGGGGCATGACAAATGGCAGACTGAGTGGGCAGACAAATATGACCCATATCATGTggctatgatttttaaaatctagaCTCTTACTATATAACTGAGCAGCGTGTTTctgatgatgaaccagaaaaagcaagggctgctgggaagtgtagtcctcagccATCCAGGAGGACCCAGATACTAGCTTCTGCTGGAGGGGCAAGGACTACCCTTCCCAGCAGCCAttgctgtaggaagccatactcccctcctcctctcacaGTGTGCTTCTCCCTGGTGGTGGTGATTCTTGAAAAGGGAAGAAAGTGCAGGAGGAAGCCATATTCCCCTCCATCCCCCACAGTACACTTCTCCCTATCAGGATTTGGTCTCTGTGGTAAACTTTGAAGAACTTTTTGCCTGAGAACATGGAACAAACTCTGTCAAGCTGCAGAGGTCCTTAAGGCAGATGCTGCCTTTCTCTGCCACTAGCCAAAAGCTGAGAAGATCCATGTTGGATTTGTAAGGGGAGAGATGACTGTTCCCATTTGGGATGTAGCAAGTTCCAGGAAGAACTATTGCCCCCTCCgcctcacatacacacacctgaAATGCTGGCTTTAATCAGTTTCTTTGTGTGGGAACTTGTTATAAATCTCTTTTAGGATGAGGTTGAGGTGTGATAATCAGTGTTTGCTGTGTTTTATATCAATATTCCTTTTGACGCAATCATCTAAGAAACTGAAAGTTGTGTGGGGCTTTCTCTTTCGAATCTGTGTATGAGTAACTCTTTCCTTAATGGTTTTATTGTGGAGGCGGACCCCCAaaagcaaacaacaaaaaattTATCTGTGTTTCCCATTTAGTagttccatttctttctttctctttctctttctttccttctgtttttgttGTGTTCCTCCTCTTTGTGTAGCAAAGGTCTAGCCTTAGATCCATAGAAGTCCAACTGaccaatgggttttttttctgcatacTCAATCACACTTGCTGTTTGTATCAGTATCAAAGTTCTCACTGACAGCATTATGAGCAATATAAGGCTTTTGTTTGAATGACTTTCCCATGGAATGCCCAATTAAACTGAGTACTGAGCATCAGCATTTGGTTAGATTTAACAAGGTGGGTTCCTTAGAAGATGGGGGTATACTTGGACTGGAGCCCCATTAGTGCATCATTATGAGCTTGTTCCAGGATGTCTGCTTCTATCAAGAGTGAATTGTTTTGCCTACAACAATTCTATTTATCATCAGAGGCAGAATGTGGCATCAGCCAGTGACATGGTTGGACATCTGTTAAGACTCGCAAATCAGAAATCGGCCCAAGTCAAACAGGTTGGTCACTGGTGCCTCGTCTAAACAGAGGGCTTCCTTTTCTGGGCTATTATACAGCTGgtgtttggttctgggggttccACGTGAATTCTGTTCTTTTGAAGAGCAGTCACAGAAATATATAACCACTGGCATTTCTTAAGAACCAGacgctctgtcagccccaccgtCCACTACCTTCGACCATCACAATCCACCGCACAGCCACTTTTGGGTTTGCCCACTTCTGGCAACAGCTGCTATCTCGTTGAATTCCAAAACATGTGCACCTCCCCATGTTTAATGCAACTGATAAAGGTTTCTCATACTAAGGTTTGTACATCTTAGGGACCACCTGGTAAATGGAATAATGGAGTTGAGTTGAGACTTCTGAGAATGTGTTGTGGCCTGTAGTGGAGAACCTGTGGGAGCTGTCCATGGTGTTGAAGAGAGGGACTGGCATTTTTCCATATCACATAgaataggggtgtgtgtggaaaaaaataagtatttttcagattcagggaTACTGCAGCAGAAAAATATCAGCATTCCTTATATCTCCAATATACAGTGGCGGGGCATTCagatttatgttttatttgagaatctgattttttaaaaacttcattatagcctatggggaaGTTATCTGGAGGTCTGGGGATGTTTTAagatagagcaggggtggccaatctatggtgctccagatgttcatggactacagttcccatcagcccctgccagcatggccccactCTCTCCTGTTGACCTGGAAGCCAGTTCAAAGGGAGGAAAAAGGGGTAGTGCAACTATAGAGCCTTTTAATTGCTGCTATTcgcctttccagaaaaaaaagggTTTtccagggggtttttttggattgGAATAACTGGCGTATTTAACTGTATTTAGCTGGACAAATACCAGAAAAATACCGGTAAGgcatttaaaagggttttttgacTTTACGGCTCCAGGGCttattttccagggttttttttttttttggggggggggggggttaacccaTATAATAACTCCAGTGCCTGCTTTCTTTTCAAGGTCTCCACTTCCATTTCTCAAATGACAAAAGTGTATTAAAAGCAGCTTGTATTGAAAAAtgtattaaaagaaaatgaatggcccaatttgtatttgtttattactGCAATTTTACACAATCCAGTGACAATAATgaatagaacagaatagaatagaatagaatagaatctttattggccaagtgtgattggacacacaaggaatttgtctccggtgcatatgctctcagtgtacataaaagaaaatacatttgtcaagaatcataaggtacagcacttaatgattgtcatataggtctagtaagcaatcaggaaacaatcaatagtaataaaaacataaaatgtaaaatcataaaataaaatgaaatgtcagcacaggctatagtcatacagtcataattgggaggagatgggtaataggaatgatgaaaaaaaatagtgcagtaattatataataactATATAATAAAGAGGTTGACATTATATCGaggaattattttgtttaatacaGAGTATTGATGGCATTAGGAAAAACTTGTTCTtatatgtctagttgtcttggtgtgcagtgctctgtagcgacgtttagagggtaagagttgaaacagtttatgtccaggatgcgaggggtcagtaaatattttcacagccctttttctGTTAATGTCATAACAGAAAACAAAttcaggattttattttttaaattacatatcCAAACATGCAATTTCTGGAAATAAGAAGCATTTTATACTTGAAATATGACTAGGACAGTAAGTCACAAAATTTATCCATCTTTAATGGTTACTATACTAATTTCAACATAGAAACCGATTGTTTTATTTGCAAGACAGGAAATGGTCCAAAGACTCTGGTTACCAGGTAGATGTCTTCCGCACCAGACAGAACAAGCACTATACTTTTATACATGATCACCATTTATTACAACATTATTAGTGAACATGGCACTTCCATGCAGACGTCCTTTCTTAGTAATGACCTGCTGAGATGATTGTTTCCAGCAAGGTTGGCTGTGCAGGAAGGCCCTTATTAAAGGCTTTAGGGTGCACCGTACTCTTTAGGAAAGCAAGCCTGCCATCTTGTGGTAAATCCAAGGCCTGAATTCTTCTTCCTGAGTTTTCAAGCAGGGTATGAGTGGGCCATttcgcacaacacaaatatatttttaaaagaactgttttggttttttctatctgtccctgcccctcccccccctcattttCAATTTCTGAGCAGCCTGCACGTGCCATTTTCCGCTGCTTCAAGATTCTGCGTGCCACCCACTATTTGCAGAAGCTTCCCACGGACGTTTCCTCTGCTCACAGCTCATCTGCACACTATTTCCATGTGTAAAGTACATAACTAAAATTAGTTTTGACTGCTGGTTCAGCTGATTCCATGCatgtatcatttttccttttttgttttgttttcagtgagagATCTTTGAAGTTAAGAAGTCATGATATGAGAATCGCAGTGAGAGTCGTAacaagttgggcaggaaaaatgaaatggttccttctcTCTGCacggcaagcaggaaatgttttcaaagcaacttcagggAAAAAAGTAGCTAGTtcagcattttcagaaaagttcattttgagcaaaaataaaataaaaaatattttggagggggggagaacAGTGTAGAATTCCATCCCGAAAtgctttttttaatgtcctgaaaatgttttatttgtgttgtgcagaatgagtCTGTGTACAAGCTGAGAATGAGTCTGTGTACAAGCTGGCTTCTTTCTATGTATGTATGGAAGGAGTGTTTATACCACAGTTTGCACAGTCAGGAGAAAGAAGAGCCCTCCTTTCTTCTGTGCCTccctcccattggaaagaacagCAAACCCAAAGCAGGGGCAGAATGCTGGCAAGGGGAGGAATCCGCTTTCCCTGCTGCTACCTGCCTATGCTGGACTTTAAATCACCCTCCCTCTCTTTATCTAAGATCAGCACAATCTTGGTAAGGTCCTGCTAATCTCACATTTAGTTGCACCCCTAAATACAcacataggacagtgatggtgaacctttttgagaccaagtgcccaaattgcaacccaaaacccacttatttatcgcaaagtgccaacccggcaatttaacctgaatgctgagattttagtttagaaaaaaatggttggctccctcttcctccgccccacccgctcaagcaggggccagcctgctctagcttccagcaagtcccgcgctaACTGctatgtgcctctctagcatttctgcctcttctgcgcACCGCCCCCcctcttgggcagcagccacctggagcacaggcaccaggcccgccagctgagtcctccctgctcaccgcagtgcacgcacatcatgctcagtggcccaggccacatgacgaactccgtgtgtgcgtgcccacagagagagctctgagtgccacctctggcacccatgccataggttcgccatcactgacataggacATGAACAAATGCGACCCATCGGAGATGGAGATGCCTGTGAGGATCTATGTGAGGCAGGCCACCTACATTTGCTGAAAAATTACTTCTTATTGATCTTTTTCCCTTCATGTCAGAATTTACAAAGACATCAGGGTGTTGATCTTTTCATTGCTGATCAGGCCCTAATCCACAGGAGAACAATTACTTTCTTGTATGAGAGCTGTAGTTGCTGACCTCAATCAGGTTCTGGTCTGGGTCTCGGAAGTAAACAGATGTGATTGGACCGATTGCGCCAGTTCTGAGAACAGGGCCATCTTCAATTTTCACCCCACAGGCCTGTAAGAAAGGGGTTGGGGGAGAGAATAAATGAGGAAAGCGTAACATTCAGCAACCTCTACTCCTCCCAATCACCTTCTCCAACATTTTTCATAGAGCAGACATTGGGCTCGTGGTGCTAAATTGGATCCAATCTGGCATCAGGCCTGGGATTGGGACCAAAACCATCTTGGGCTGATTCTTCTAAACCTTTCAGTGGCTTTCAATATCATCAACCATTTAATCATTCTGAAATACATTGCTGGGTCAAAGGCCCCATTGGGTAGTGGATCTACTCCCGTCTGGAGGGCAGAGTTCAGAGGGCTGTGCTAAGAGACTATTATTTCTACTGATTGGAATGGTTCTGGAGTTTGTTCTCCCATGCATGTTAACATCTGTATGAAACTACATTCTTGCATGTCTGACAACAGTAGATGAAGGTGCATAAACTTTCTGAAGAGGCTGCCAAATACATTTGTGAAGTACCAGCTTTGAGGGAGGGCCTTTCCAGAGTGGCCCCATTTTGGACCTTGGCTTCTGCCAGCCACTGTCTTGCAGCTTCTGACCTTCAAGTGGTGTATTAGCTGCTCCAGGGGCATCTCTGTGATGAGGCAGATGTCCAGGGAGCCTGGAACTGGCCGGTGGGCCTTGGGCTCAAACTCTTTCCCTGCTTCATGGAGATTAAACTTCTGGTTCCCAAAATGCAAGGCTTTGCGGTTTTCCTGTTAACAAAATGAGTGAATTAAGTTATGGGGTTGGCAACTGAGGGCTTCCTGAAAGCAAATTGTATGGAAATAAGGGGACTGAGACACACCCAAAGGGCTTGTTTGCATTGGGAAGAGGAAAGAGTGGACCCTGCATTTAAATACAAGTTAAAAtcactccggtcctgtaccaactccattggctgccgaCCAAGTACCAGATtgtattcaaagtgttggtgttaacctttaaggctgtgagcagtcttggacctgcatacctacgggTCCacctctccccgtattgcccaaTCAGATCCCtttctggagatccctggcctgaaggatgtctggctggcttctatttcagccctggccctgcctggtggaataagctccccagtAGTATCAGGACCCCGCAAgacttgaatgagttccgcagggcctggagcttttccaccaggcatttccatcgaGCCAGCCAGCCTGACCACCACTATCACTGGCCTCCCACGGGTGCAGTAAGGAGGGGGGTTATCGCCAGCTGTggttggttttttgctgttttaattgctgtattgttggttatttatttttgtatatggattttgtgttgtttctgccctgagccctgcaggagaaggcaggatataaataaaaataaacattcatGTCAAAGCTAGTCCACATTTCTGCATCCAGAAAAGTTTGATGTCTGTGATCTCGGCAAATTATGCACAATTGCAAACATTTGCATATTTACCATAGTTTGTTCTGGTCTTGCTGGCTATGGGGGAGGGACAAGGAAGCCCATCCCTGACCCCCAGTTATCCTACTTAGCTCATCTCCATCCTAGCTTATAGAATCTGAACAGGCATTTTCTGCAGACTTTCATACCTATGAGTTGGAGCCAGACTGACAGAATTCACTTCTTTCCCCAGAACATGCCTCTTCTCACTACAGCCTACTGATCTCCCTAAAATGCTGCTTGTTGGGGACAGGGAAAAACAGAGCTCAGCTGCAGAAAGGGGAAACTGGCAGAAAttacctttcccttcctatcagcggaaaatttagcctggatccaaccTTATGAATACAACCTTCAGTGcaagaaatatttaattttaaaaaaagataaaacagtaGGGCAAAGGAATTCTGCAGCCAGTATTAAACTTGGCATTTTTCTGGTATTACACACAGTCCAGTCAGAATATCTGCACTTCTCCAGTATTTCAAATGGATTTGGTGCTTTGTCTCTGATTATGCTATGATGTGGTGCAGCTGCTCTACAGGAAACAGTTCCTTGCACTTCCGGCACCTGCAGAGGGAGTGGCAGCTGCCTCACCTTCAGGTAAACATGATACTGACATTTTGGAAGAGACAATAAGGATTAAAAATGTGATGTGCTTGCAGACTCAAGGCAATCACCCCTTgagcttttgctctgtgtctTCATTTTGCATTCACATTGTGAAGTTACAACCCTACCCCGACCCCTGCCCTGCATCTCTTGGGTCTTTTTGTTCCTTTGGGAGCCATAGTGGTCCTGGCCGTGGTCTGGAGTGTCATTCCCAGCTCAAGCACGAGCACCTTAAATGTGATGACTTCCATGCCCAGAACCTGAGAGTAGAAGGCTGCTGTTTCTtcgatgcttttcacagtcatgacGAGATGATCCAGGCAGCGGATTAAGCCCTGAGGTGGTGCCACATCATCCTCCTTCCAAGACATTGCTTGAGAACCAAGAACCTAAAAAGGCACAAGGAGGAAGAAGCCTCTTTGGAGACCTGCAGTTACACAACTGATCACAGGCGTTTACACACCATCCAAAGACAGGGTGCAGAATACAAGAAGATAGGTTTTAATTTAAGCCCTATTCAAGACTGCAAAGGCAGCTTTGGAAGTGGAAAAATCTCCAAACAGATGAAGAGTCCAGGAGCAGGTCAAGGGGGATAAACTCATGTAGCATGgccagcagaagaagcagaatcaACGTGATGTACACATGCAAAGTTTTCTGGTCATAGAATTCAGGTTAAACATATGGAGAGTGATGTCCAGAGACTGCTCCTCCAGACCCTGATTCCCCTGCTATGGTTCATTCCAACTTTCCAAGGAAGAACTCTTACCTGGATGGTCCCGGGTCCAGGATGGCTGTGGTGGCTGGGAGGCACAAGAAGGAAACAGCCCAAGGTAGAAGGTCACAAGCCAAAggagcagctggggggggggggagggcctggCAGTGGCCAGCAGCCTCTCTCCACCATCAGGCTGGCCAGACCAGCAAGGGAAGGCTCTAGAGCAGCCCAGCTGCCCAGGAAAGGCTCAAACCAGCTACAAAGGCAGCCTGAGAACCAGCCTGAGAACCAGGgaggagcagcca
The nucleotide sequence above comes from Sphaerodactylus townsendi isolate TG3544 linkage group LG13, MPM_Stown_v2.3, whole genome shotgun sequence. Encoded proteins:
- the GLOD5 gene encoding glyoxalase domain-containing protein 5 isoform X1; the encoded protein is MLSWRTVLFLSPKQLYRVSCPPLQVLGSQAMSWKEDDVAPPQGLIRCLDHLVMTVKSIEETAAFYSQVLGMEVITFKENRKALHFGNQKFNLHEAGKEFEPKAHRPVPGSLDICLITEMPLEQLIHHLKACGVKIEDGPVLRTGAIGPITSVYFRDPDQNLIEVSNYSSHTRK
- the GLOD5 gene encoding glyoxalase domain-containing protein 5 isoform X2, which encodes MLSWRTVLFLSPKQLYRVSCPPLQVLGSQAMSWKEDDVAPPQGLIRCLDHLVMTVKSIEETAAFYSQENRKALHFGNQKFNLHEAGKEFEPKAHRPVPGSLDICLITEMPLEQLIHHLKACGVKIEDGPVLRTGAIGPITSVYFRDPDQNLIEVSNYSSHTRK